One part of the Triplophysa rosa linkage group LG5, Trosa_1v2, whole genome shotgun sequence genome encodes these proteins:
- the dusp12 gene encoding dual specificity protein phosphatase 12 isoform X1 — protein sequence MIAVETGLYIGSVSDLKDDQILKDAGITHILTVDSEEPALTGFHTKFVRALDDASTDLLSKLNDCISFIAEARSEQSTVLVHCHVGQSRSAAVVTAYLMKAQSLSLHDAYTKLQNLKLDVKMNEEFLDQLALFELMDCKVDTTNPLYKQFRLRKITEKYPELQNVPKELFAVDPDQTQNAEAVYRCRKCRRTLFRHSSILSHCVGGGASSFSHKKTRMMTPTAEDQRQCTSYFIEPVQWMKQALLGVMDGQLLCPKCNSKLGSFNWYGEQCSCGRWMTPAFQMHKNRVDEIKHISISALK from the exons ATGATAGCGGTGGAGACAGGACTCTATATTGGATCCGTGTCGGATCTGAAGGACGATCAAATCCTGAAGGATGCAGGTATAACTCACATATTGACTGTTGATTCAGAAGAACCTGCTCTTACTGGATTTCACACGAAATTTGTCCGTGCACTGGATGATGCGTCTACAGATCTCCTCAGCAAACTCAACGACTGTATCAGCTTTATAGCGGAAGCTCGGTCTGAACAGTCTACTGTTCTTGTGCACTG CCATGTAGGTCAAAGTAGAAGTGCTGCTGTGGTGACCGCTTATCTGATGAAAGCACAAAGCCTGAGTTTGCATGATGCATATACCAAACTTCAAAACCTAAAACTTGATGTTAA aatgaaTGAAGAGTTTCTGGACCAGCTGGCTCTTTTTGAATTAATGGATTGCAAAGTAGACACCACAAATCCTTTATACAAACAATTTAGATTAAGGAAGATTACAGAGAAATATCCAG AGCTCCAGAATGTTCCAAAAGAGCTGTTTGCTGTTGACCCTGACCAAACCCAGAATGCCGAGGCTGTTTACAGATGTAGAAAGTGCAG ACGTACACTTTTCCGCCACTCCAGCATTCTGAGTCATTGTGTGGGAGGTGGCGCATCATCGTTCTCTCATAAAAAGACAAGGATGATGACCCCTACAGCTGAAGATCAGAGACAGTGTACATCTTACTTTATAGAGCCAGTGCAGTGGATGAAGCAGGCCTTGCTCGGGGTTATGGATGGACAG CTTTTGTGTCCCAAATGCAACTCAAAGCTGGGCTCCTTTAACTGGTATGGTGAACAGTGTTCATGTGGCCGCTGGATGACACCGGCCTTCCAGATGCACAAGAACAgagtggatgaaattaaacacatCAGTATATCTGCACTCAAATGA
- the dusp12 gene encoding dual specificity protein phosphatase 12 isoform X2 — MIAVETGLYIGSVSDLKDDQILKDADLLSKLNDCISFIAEARSEQSTVLVHCHVGQSRSAAVVTAYLMKAQSLSLHDAYTKLQNLKLDVKMNEEFLDQLALFELMDCKVDTTNPLYKQFRLRKITEKYPELQNVPKELFAVDPDQTQNAEAVYRCRKCRRTLFRHSSILSHCVGGGASSFSHKKTRMMTPTAEDQRQCTSYFIEPVQWMKQALLGVMDGQLLCPKCNSKLGSFNWYGEQCSCGRWMTPAFQMHKNRVDEIKHISISALK; from the exons ATGATAGCGGTGGAGACAGGACTCTATATTGGATCCGTGTCGGATCTGAAGGACGATCAAATCCTGAAGGATGCAG ATCTCCTCAGCAAACTCAACGACTGTATCAGCTTTATAGCGGAAGCTCGGTCTGAACAGTCTACTGTTCTTGTGCACTG CCATGTAGGTCAAAGTAGAAGTGCTGCTGTGGTGACCGCTTATCTGATGAAAGCACAAAGCCTGAGTTTGCATGATGCATATACCAAACTTCAAAACCTAAAACTTGATGTTAA aatgaaTGAAGAGTTTCTGGACCAGCTGGCTCTTTTTGAATTAATGGATTGCAAAGTAGACACCACAAATCCTTTATACAAACAATTTAGATTAAGGAAGATTACAGAGAAATATCCAG AGCTCCAGAATGTTCCAAAAGAGCTGTTTGCTGTTGACCCTGACCAAACCCAGAATGCCGAGGCTGTTTACAGATGTAGAAAGTGCAG ACGTACACTTTTCCGCCACTCCAGCATTCTGAGTCATTGTGTGGGAGGTGGCGCATCATCGTTCTCTCATAAAAAGACAAGGATGATGACCCCTACAGCTGAAGATCAGAGACAGTGTACATCTTACTTTATAGAGCCAGTGCAGTGGATGAAGCAGGCCTTGCTCGGGGTTATGGATGGACAG CTTTTGTGTCCCAAATGCAACTCAAAGCTGGGCTCCTTTAACTGGTATGGTGAACAGTGTTCATGTGGCCGCTGGATGACACCGGCCTTCCAGATGCACAAGAACAgagtggatgaaattaaacacatCAGTATATCTGCACTCAAATGA